Proteins from a genomic interval of Kitasatospora herbaricolor:
- a CDS encoding LacI family DNA-binding transcriptional regulator, translating to MSAGEIELGSGEVIDLVEGSDSTPTLSEIARAAGVSAPTVSKVLNGRTDVAPKTRARVEEQLRELGYQRRRSTAQPSRLLDLVFHELDSAWAVEVIRGVENVARAEDLSIVLSESAGRLTPGQTWVDGVLARRPAGVVLVLSDLDAGQRDQLTSRGIPFVVMDPAGDPADGVPSVGTNNWHGGLAATRHLLELGHRRIAMVGGPSGMMCSRARLDGYRTALETARIPLDPRLVREGDFHHEAGYAAGRELLTLPDRPTAVFAGNDLQALGLYEAARELGLRIPEDLSVVGFDDLPLARWVGPPLTTVRQPLVEMAETAARLAVDLGRGRRPAATRVDIATSLVVRSSTAAPPQ from the coding sequence ATGAGCGCTGGAGAGATCGAGTTGGGAAGCGGCGAGGTGATCGACCTCGTCGAGGGTTCGGACAGCACACCGACGCTGTCGGAGATCGCCCGCGCCGCCGGCGTCTCGGCTCCGACTGTTTCGAAAGTGCTCAACGGGCGCACCGATGTCGCACCGAAGACCCGGGCCCGGGTGGAGGAGCAGCTGCGGGAGCTCGGCTACCAGCGCCGGCGCAGCACCGCGCAGCCGTCGCGTCTGCTCGACCTGGTCTTCCACGAGCTGGACAGCGCCTGGGCGGTGGAGGTGATCCGCGGTGTGGAGAACGTCGCCCGCGCGGAGGACCTGAGCATCGTGCTCTCCGAATCGGCCGGGCGCCTGACCCCCGGCCAGACCTGGGTGGACGGGGTCCTCGCCCGGCGCCCGGCCGGAGTGGTGCTCGTCCTGTCCGACCTCGACGCCGGCCAGCGGGACCAACTGACCAGCCGCGGCATCCCGTTCGTGGTGATGGACCCGGCCGGCGACCCGGCCGACGGCGTGCCCTCGGTGGGCACCAACAACTGGCACGGCGGCCTGGCCGCCACCCGCCACCTGCTCGAACTCGGACACCGCAGGATCGCCATGGTCGGCGGGCCGTCCGGCATGATGTGCAGCCGGGCCCGCCTGGACGGCTACCGGACCGCGCTGGAGACGGCACGGATCCCGCTCGACCCGCGACTGGTCCGGGAGGGGGACTTCCACCACGAGGCCGGCTACGCCGCCGGCCGGGAGCTGCTGACGCTCCCCGACCGCCCCACCGCCGTCTTCGCCGGCAACGACCTGCAGGCGCTCGGCCTGTACGAGGCCGCCCGCGAACTCGGGCTGCGGATCCCGGAGGACCTCAGCGTGGTCGGCTTCGACGACCTGCCGCTCGCCCGCTGGGTCGGGCCGCCGCTGACCACGGTGCGCCAGCCCCTGGTCGAGATGGCCGAGACCGCCGCCCGGCTCGCCGTCGATCTCGGCCGCGGCCGGCGACCCGCCGCGACCAGGGTCGACATCGCCACCAGCCTGGTGGTCCGGAGCAGTACCGCGGCGCCGCCGCAATAG
- a CDS encoding polysaccharide deacetylase family protein: MNPSPPPATVALTFDDGPHPDSTPALLTILAAGGLPATFFLRGDQAERHPGLVREIHRAGCGIGNHSFGHPHLTGLRPAEIEAEIERTQRTLSRLTGTRPTLFRPPYGESDRVVRAAATAAGLTEVLWTVDTRDWAGADPAGIAGAVAAARPGDVVLLHDAGRRNTVDALPLVLAALARRGLSPGPLTAGPLPPGPTAAGPLATGSLPTGPLAPGT, encoded by the coding sequence ATGAACCCCTCGCCCCCACCCGCCACCGTCGCCCTGACCTTCGACGACGGGCCGCACCCCGACTCCACGCCCGCCCTGCTGACGATCCTGGCCGCCGGCGGCCTCCCGGCCACCTTCTTCCTCCGGGGCGACCAGGCCGAACGCCACCCCGGCCTGGTCCGGGAGATCCACCGCGCGGGTTGCGGGATCGGCAACCACAGCTTCGGCCACCCGCACCTGACGGGCCTGCGACCGGCCGAGATCGAGGCCGAGATCGAACGCACCCAGCGCACCCTGTCCCGGCTGACCGGCACCAGGCCGACCCTGTTCCGACCGCCCTACGGCGAGAGCGACCGGGTGGTCCGGGCGGCGGCCACCGCTGCCGGCCTGACCGAAGTCCTCTGGACGGTGGACACCCGCGACTGGGCCGGCGCCGACCCGGCCGGCATCGCCGGGGCCGTCGCGGCGGCCCGGCCCGGAGACGTCGTCCTGCTGCACGACGCCGGACGACGGAACACCGTCGACGCCCTCCCCCTCGTCCTGGCCGCCCTCGCCCGCCGAGGGCTCAGCCCCGGCCCCCTCACCGCCGGCCCCCTGCCACCAGGCCCTACCGCCGCCGGCCCCCTCGCCACCGGCTCCCTCCCCACCGGTCCCCTCGCCCCCGGGACCTGA
- a CDS encoding TetR/AcrR family transcriptional regulator — MASRTPPVAPRSTSTPVDGGPGRAGTLATAAAPAGTDAAGTAPTGAAPGGADRPRRRLSVDERREQLIAVALQLFSLRPPEEVSIDDIAAAAGASRPLVYHYFPGKQALYEESLRRAGQELAGRFEEPAAGPLSERLYRVMGRYLDYVDSHGPGFAALLRGGSVAASPGTNAVIDQVRRAAHDQILLHLAVAEPSAGLRLTVRAWIANAEITSLEWLADRAVPREDLQLRLVQEFIASLTLTAAREPALALELAGYFAEERPDGPTGRLVRELAGLFAVPGLADTVARLAAPPAG, encoded by the coding sequence ATGGCTTCCCGTACCCCGCCGGTGGCGCCCAGGTCCACGAGCACGCCGGTCGACGGCGGCCCCGGCCGGGCCGGCACCCTCGCGACCGCCGCCGCCCCGGCCGGCACCGACGCGGCGGGTACCGCTCCCACCGGCGCCGCGCCGGGCGGGGCCGACCGCCCGCGCCGCCGGCTCAGCGTGGACGAACGCCGCGAGCAGCTGATCGCCGTCGCCCTGCAGTTGTTCAGCCTCCGCCCGCCGGAGGAGGTGTCGATCGACGACATCGCGGCGGCGGCCGGCGCGTCCCGGCCGCTGGTCTACCACTACTTCCCCGGCAAGCAGGCGCTGTACGAGGAGTCGCTGCGCCGGGCCGGGCAGGAGCTGGCAGGCCGGTTCGAGGAGCCGGCCGCCGGCCCGCTGTCGGAGCGGCTGTACCGGGTGATGGGCCGCTACCTGGACTACGTGGACAGCCACGGCCCGGGCTTCGCCGCGCTGCTGCGCGGCGGGTCGGTGGCCGCCAGCCCGGGGACCAACGCCGTGATCGACCAGGTCCGGCGGGCCGCGCACGACCAGATCCTGCTGCACCTGGCCGTCGCCGAGCCCAGCGCCGGCCTGCGGCTGACCGTCCGGGCCTGGATCGCCAACGCGGAGATCACCTCGCTGGAGTGGCTCGCCGACCGCGCCGTCCCGCGCGAGGACCTGCAGCTGCGCCTGGTGCAGGAGTTCATCGCCTCGCTGACCCTCACCGCCGCCCGGGAGCCCGCCCTGGCCCTCGAACTGGCCGGGTACTTCGCGGAGGAGCGCCCGGACGGCCCGACCGGCCGGCTGGTACGCGAACTGGCCGGCCTGTTCGCCGTACCGGGCCTGGCCGACACGGTGGCCCGGCTGGCCGCTCCGCCGGCCGGCTGA
- a CDS encoding saccharopine dehydrogenase family protein, with translation MDLVDSSADGRTAVVVFGAYGHTGRFVVAELLARGLTPVLSGRDAGRLAALARAHGGLDVRPASVDDPHSLDSALAGTAAVINAAGPFATTAAPVVEAALRARIPYVDVAAELEAVADTFAHHADRARAAGTPVVPAMAFYGGLGDLLATAAMGDRRAADEVHIAYALSSWHPTTGTRESGRVSRQRRGERRLVFAGGRMEARTAPARPARWAFPDPVGERSVVGEFTMADSVTIPRHLGVRDIHTYMSTEAVADLSAPDASPPAPVDERGRSAQTFLVEVVVRAEGGERRAVARGQDIYAVSAPLAVEAVQRLLRAPGRPGGVLAAGEVFDAADFLRALAPHILVELHPEAGPAGGRH, from the coding sequence ATGGACCTCGTGGACAGCAGTGCAGACGGCCGGACGGCCGTGGTGGTGTTCGGCGCCTACGGCCACACCGGACGCTTCGTGGTGGCGGAACTCCTGGCGCGCGGGCTGACCCCCGTCCTCTCCGGCCGCGACGCCGGGCGCCTCGCGGCGCTGGCGCGGGCCCACGGCGGCCTCGACGTCCGGCCCGCGTCGGTGGACGACCCCCACTCGCTCGACAGCGCCCTGGCCGGGACGGCCGCCGTGATCAACGCCGCCGGCCCCTTCGCCACCACCGCGGCACCCGTGGTCGAGGCGGCGCTGCGCGCCCGGATCCCGTACGTGGACGTGGCCGCGGAGCTGGAGGCGGTCGCCGACACCTTCGCGCACCACGCGGACCGGGCGCGCGCCGCGGGGACACCGGTCGTCCCCGCGATGGCCTTCTACGGCGGCCTCGGCGACCTGCTGGCCACGGCGGCGATGGGCGACCGGCGCGCGGCGGACGAGGTGCACATCGCCTACGCGCTGAGCAGCTGGCACCCCACGACCGGGACCAGGGAGTCGGGCCGGGTCTCCCGGCAGCGGCGGGGCGAGCGCCGGCTCGTCTTCGCCGGCGGCCGGATGGAAGCCCGGACGGCACCGGCCCGCCCCGCCCGGTGGGCCTTCCCCGACCCGGTCGGCGAGCGGTCCGTGGTGGGGGAGTTCACGATGGCGGACAGTGTGACGATCCCGCGCCACCTGGGCGTGCGCGACATCCACACCTACATGTCGACCGAGGCGGTCGCGGACCTGTCGGCCCCCGACGCGTCGCCGCCGGCGCCGGTCGACGAGCGCGGTCGCTCGGCGCAGACCTTCCTGGTCGAGGTGGTGGTGCGCGCCGAGGGCGGGGAGCGCCGCGCGGTGGCCCGCGGCCAGGACATCTACGCCGTGAGCGCGCCGCTGGCGGTGGAGGCGGTCCAGCGCCTGCTCCGCGCGCCGGGGCGTCCGGGCGGGGTGCTGGCGGCCGGCGAGGTCTTCGACGCGGCGGACTTCCTGCGGGCGCTGGCGCCGCACATCCTGGTCGAGCTCCACCCCGAGGCCGGGCCGGCCGGCGGCCGTCACTGA
- a CDS encoding helix-turn-helix domain-containing protein, with translation MPTVAIAVTDGVMHFELAAACEVFGVDRSDIADPWYGFAVCGRPGAQVGGRFRLEPDHGFDRLALADTVIVPAWADLDAAPPAELLEAVREAHRAGARVASLCTGAFVLAAAGLLDGRRATTHWLHAAELAARYPRVRVDADVLYVDEGSVLTSAGKAAAMDLCLHLVRLDHGTAAANAVARVLVVPPHRAGGQAQFIPSPMPARRGAHPLAELLAWALRRLDRPITVEDLARQANMSSRNLARHFRATTGTTPLRWLLAQRIHRAQELLETTQDSVEAIAAATGMGTATTLRRHFHRTLGVPPDAYRRTFRSERPAPGSG, from the coding sequence ATGCCCACCGTCGCGATCGCCGTCACCGACGGCGTCATGCACTTCGAACTCGCCGCCGCCTGCGAGGTCTTCGGCGTCGACCGGTCCGACATCGCCGATCCCTGGTACGGGTTCGCGGTCTGCGGCCGGCCCGGCGCGCAGGTGGGCGGGCGGTTCCGGCTCGAACCCGACCACGGGTTCGACCGGCTGGCGCTGGCCGACACGGTGATCGTCCCCGCCTGGGCCGACCTCGACGCGGCTCCCCCGGCCGAACTGCTGGAGGCCGTACGCGAGGCCCACCGGGCCGGCGCCCGGGTGGCCTCGCTCTGCACCGGGGCGTTCGTACTGGCCGCCGCCGGGCTCCTGGACGGCCGGCGGGCCACCACGCACTGGCTGCACGCCGCGGAACTGGCCGCCCGGTACCCCCGGGTGCGGGTCGACGCCGACGTGCTCTACGTCGACGAGGGCAGCGTCCTCACCTCGGCCGGCAAGGCCGCGGCGATGGACCTCTGCCTGCATCTCGTCCGGCTCGACCACGGCACCGCCGCCGCCAACGCGGTCGCCCGCGTCCTGGTCGTTCCGCCCCACCGGGCCGGCGGCCAGGCGCAGTTCATCCCCTCCCCGATGCCGGCCCGGCGCGGCGCGCACCCGCTGGCCGAGCTGCTCGCCTGGGCGCTGCGGCGGCTCGACCGGCCGATCACGGTGGAGGACCTGGCCCGGCAGGCCAACATGAGCTCGCGCAATCTCGCCCGGCACTTCCGGGCCACCACGGGCACCACGCCGCTGCGCTGGCTGCTGGCCCAACGGATCCACCGTGCCCAGGAGTTGCTGGAGACCACCCAGGACAGCGTGGAAGCGATCGCCGCCGCGACCGGGATGGGCACCGCCACCACCCTGCGGCGGCACTTCCACCGCACCCTGGGCGTGCCCCCGGACGCCTACCGGCGCACCTTCCGCAGCGAACGGCCGGCGCCGGGCAGCGGCTGA
- a CDS encoding glycoside hydrolase family 18 chitinase, which translates to MRRRRIRIPLLAAGSLLAPLIAVALPATAAHAASPTATLAKGSDWGSGYEGSYTITNGSTSTLNGWTLEFDLPAANTVASLWNATYTTAASHVTVKNPGWAATIAPGASYNFGFNIAYSGSYQALANCKLNGSPCGGVTGPDTTPPSTPGSLRSTGSTSTTVALAWNASTDDVGVTGYEVYQNGAKVQTVTGTSANLTGLAAATTYQFTVQALDAAGNRSAAAGPLAVTTPPTTVPDTTPPSAPGTPAVTSTSSTSIALSWAASSDSIGVTAYDVYNGTALATTVTGTAASVGSLTPDTAYTFTVKARDAAGNVSAASAPVTARTQVGGGDPGPALKIGYFTQWSIYARGYSVKKLDTSGSAGRLTTLNYAFANIHPTTKQCFLTNKAAGNDSDPNAGDGAGDAWADYGRGVDAGSSVAGTTDTWDQQLAGNFNQLKQLKAKYPNLKIQISLGGWSYSKWFSDAAATDASRKALVSSCIDLYIKGNLPVIDGRGGPGSAANIFDGIDLDWEWPNSDGHLGNVFKPADKANYTLLAQEFRRQLDALGATNGKHYTLSAFLPADPLKVTAGIDIPGLFGAFDFATIQGYDYHGGWETGTNQQSAIKLPAGDPSPADRKFSSEIAINAYVNGGAPKSKLTLGIPFYGRGWTGVPRGTTNGLFQTGTGPGPGTYEAGYEDYHKLKDMATSGGYTIYRDPVAGFAYIYNGSVLYTYDDPTEIARKTAWIKSQGLAGAMVWSFDGDTANGELMAAVDNGLK; encoded by the coding sequence ATGCGCAGACGTCGGATCCGAATCCCCCTGCTCGCGGCCGGGAGCCTGCTCGCCCCGCTGATCGCGGTCGCGCTGCCCGCCACCGCCGCCCACGCCGCCTCCCCCACCGCCACCCTGGCCAAGGGCAGCGACTGGGGCAGCGGCTACGAGGGCAGCTACACCATCACCAACGGCTCCACCAGCACACTCAACGGCTGGACCCTGGAGTTCGACCTGCCGGCCGCCAACACCGTCGCCTCGCTCTGGAACGCCACGTACACCACCGCGGCCTCCCACGTGACGGTCAAGAACCCCGGCTGGGCCGCCACCATCGCCCCCGGCGCCTCGTACAACTTCGGCTTCAACATCGCCTATTCGGGCAGCTACCAGGCGCTCGCCAACTGCAAGCTGAACGGCAGCCCGTGCGGCGGCGTGACCGGGCCGGACACCACCCCGCCGAGCACCCCCGGCAGTCTGCGCAGCACCGGGAGCACCTCCACCACGGTGGCCCTGGCCTGGAACGCGAGCACCGACGATGTCGGCGTGACCGGCTACGAGGTCTACCAGAACGGCGCCAAGGTCCAGACGGTGACCGGCACTTCGGCCAATCTGACCGGCCTGGCCGCGGCCACCACGTATCAGTTCACCGTGCAGGCCCTGGACGCCGCCGGCAACCGCTCGGCCGCCGCCGGGCCGCTCGCCGTGACCACCCCGCCGACCACCGTGCCGGACACCACCCCGCCGTCGGCGCCCGGCACCCCCGCGGTGACCTCCACCAGCTCCACCAGCATCGCGCTGAGCTGGGCCGCCAGCAGCGACAGCATCGGGGTCACCGCGTACGACGTCTACAACGGCACCGCGCTGGCCACCACGGTGACCGGTACCGCCGCGAGCGTCGGCAGCCTGACCCCGGACACCGCGTACACCTTCACCGTCAAGGCCCGCGACGCGGCCGGCAACGTCTCGGCCGCCTCGGCCCCGGTGACGGCCAGGACGCAGGTCGGCGGCGGTGATCCCGGACCGGCGCTGAAGATCGGGTACTTCACCCAGTGGAGCATCTACGCCCGCGGCTACAGCGTGAAGAAGCTGGACACCTCGGGCTCGGCCGGGCGGCTCACCACGCTCAACTACGCCTTCGCCAACATCCACCCGACCACCAAGCAGTGCTTCCTCACCAACAAGGCGGCCGGCAACGACTCCGACCCCAACGCGGGTGACGGCGCCGGCGACGCCTGGGCCGACTACGGCCGGGGCGTGGACGCGGGCAGCTCGGTGGCCGGCACCACCGACACCTGGGACCAGCAGCTGGCGGGCAACTTCAACCAGCTGAAGCAGCTCAAGGCCAAGTACCCCAACCTCAAGATCCAGATCTCGCTGGGCGGCTGGTCGTACAGCAAGTGGTTCTCCGACGCGGCGGCCACCGACGCCTCCCGCAAGGCGCTGGTCAGCTCCTGCATCGACCTGTACATCAAGGGCAACCTGCCGGTGATCGACGGCCGGGGCGGCCCCGGCAGCGCCGCGAACATCTTCGACGGCATCGACCTCGACTGGGAGTGGCCGAACTCCGACGGGCACCTCGGCAACGTCTTCAAGCCCGCCGACAAGGCCAACTACACCCTGCTGGCGCAGGAGTTCCGCCGCCAGCTGGACGCCCTGGGCGCCACCAACGGCAAGCACTACACGCTCAGCGCGTTCCTGCCCGCCGACCCGCTGAAGGTCACCGCCGGCATCGACATCCCCGGCCTGTTCGGCGCCTTCGACTTCGCCACCATCCAGGGCTACGACTACCACGGCGGCTGGGAGACCGGCACCAACCAGCAGTCGGCGATCAAGCTCCCGGCGGGCGACCCGAGCCCGGCCGACCGGAAGTTCAGCTCCGAGATCGCCATCAACGCCTACGTCAACGGCGGTGCGCCGAAGAGCAAGCTGACGCTGGGCATCCCGTTCTACGGACGCGGCTGGACGGGCGTGCCGCGCGGCACCACCAACGGCCTCTTCCAGACCGGCACGGGCCCCGGTCCGGGCACCTACGAGGCCGGGTACGAGGACTACCACAAGCTCAAGGACATGGCCACGAGCGGTGGTTACACCATCTACCGCGACCCGGTGGCCGGCTTCGCGTACATCTACAACGGTTCGGTCCTCTACACCTACGACGACCCGACCGAGATCGCCCGCAAGACCGCCTGGATCAAGTCCCAGGGCCTGGCGGGCGCGATGGTGTGGTCCTTCGACGGCGACACCGCGAACGGCGAGCTGATGGCCGCCGTGGACAACGGCCTGAAGTAG
- a CDS encoding spermidine synthase, with amino-acid sequence MTTALPDRDGSDAVDTLDRREGPYGEVVLRRRGEHYEIIANGCFLMDTADGRSERLLVQAALDALGATADPAVLIGGLGVGFSLAHAAAEPRWSRIAVVERESAVIDWHREGPLAAVSAGALADPRVRVLHTDLLEYLAAEGERFDALCLDIDNGPDWTVTDSNSDLYGSRGLARLQGRLRPGGVLAVWSAQPSTAFEEALRTAGFAEVRTHEIPVARGVPDVVHLARRPA; translated from the coding sequence ATGACGACCGCACTGCCCGACCGGGACGGATCCGATGCCGTCGACACCCTCGACCGGCGGGAAGGCCCGTACGGCGAGGTGGTGTTGCGGCGGCGCGGCGAGCACTACGAGATCATCGCCAACGGGTGCTTCCTGATGGACACCGCCGACGGCCGGTCGGAGCGGCTGCTGGTCCAGGCCGCCCTGGACGCCCTCGGCGCCACCGCCGACCCGGCGGTGCTGATCGGCGGGCTGGGGGTGGGCTTCTCGCTCGCCCACGCCGCGGCCGAGCCGCGCTGGAGCCGGATCGCCGTGGTCGAGCGGGAGAGCGCGGTGATCGACTGGCACCGCGAGGGACCGCTGGCCGCCGTCTCGGCAGGGGCGCTGGCCGACCCCCGGGTGCGGGTGCTGCACACCGACCTGCTGGAGTACCTGGCCGCCGAGGGGGAGCGCTTCGACGCCCTCTGCCTGGACATCGACAACGGCCCGGACTGGACGGTCACCGACTCCAACTCCGACCTCTACGGCTCGCGCGGACTGGCCCGGCTGCAGGGCCGGCTCCGGCCCGGCGGGGTGCTCGCGGTGTGGAGCGCCCAGCCGTCCACGGCCTTCGAGGAGGCGCTGCGCACGGCCGGGTTCGCCGAGGTCCGGACCCACGAGATCCCGGTCGCCCGCGGCGTGCCGGATGTCGTGCACCTGGCCCGGCGCCCGGCCTGA
- a CDS encoding YeiH family protein: MTLRTHPRAAARPPLRGDAPGLLLACLGVAAALGVHQLVPAIPKLTAAVLLGTAAAHLPGLRTVVRGVARPGLSTAGRRLMRLGIVLLGLALSADDVLGLGWATVAMVLAVVTLTFTGTWWLGRRLGLPGDQSLLVATGYSICGASAVGAVGQAAGSEEEDIAASVALVTLCGTLAIAVLPLLHHPLGLDDAGFGRWVGAGVHDVGQVVATAQSGGPVALREAVLVKLMRVVLLAPLVAGVGLAARRPRRAPGTAKDGAAVGAPGAARARSGSGARPPVVPLFVAGFLLMIALRSTGAVPAGALTLAQDARELLLAAALFGLGSAVHLPTMMRTGGRIAALGLASWVMIAGVSYAGVLLTS, encoded by the coding sequence CTGACCCTGCGCACCCACCCCCGGGCCGCCGCCCGCCCACCGCTGCGCGGGGACGCCCCCGGCCTGCTGCTGGCCTGCCTAGGTGTCGCGGCCGCCCTCGGGGTGCATCAACTTGTGCCGGCCATACCCAAGTTGACCGCCGCCGTGCTGCTCGGCACCGCCGCCGCCCACCTGCCGGGGCTGCGCACCGTCGTCCGCGGCGTGGCCCGGCCGGGCCTGTCCACGGCCGGGCGCCGGCTGATGCGGCTCGGCATCGTCCTGCTCGGCCTCGCCCTCAGCGCGGACGACGTGCTCGGCCTCGGCTGGGCCACCGTCGCGATGGTGCTCGCGGTCGTCACGCTGACCTTCACCGGCACCTGGTGGCTCGGCCGCCGGCTCGGACTGCCCGGAGACCAGTCGCTGCTGGTGGCGACCGGCTACTCGATCTGCGGCGCCTCGGCGGTCGGCGCGGTCGGCCAGGCCGCCGGCAGCGAGGAGGAGGACATCGCCGCCTCGGTCGCCCTGGTCACCCTGTGCGGGACCCTGGCGATCGCCGTGCTCCCGCTGCTGCACCATCCGCTCGGGCTCGACGACGCCGGCTTCGGGCGCTGGGTGGGCGCCGGCGTGCACGACGTCGGCCAGGTGGTCGCCACCGCGCAGAGCGGCGGACCGGTGGCGCTGCGCGAGGCCGTCCTGGTGAAGCTGATGCGGGTGGTGCTGCTGGCGCCGCTGGTCGCCGGGGTGGGCCTCGCCGCCCGGCGGCCGCGCCGGGCCCCCGGGACGGCGAAGGACGGCGCAGCCGTCGGGGCACCCGGGGCCGCCCGCGCGCGGTCCGGCTCCGGCGCGCGGCCGCCGGTCGTGCCGCTGTTCGTCGCCGGCTTCCTGCTGATGATCGCGCTGCGCAGCACCGGAGCCGTCCCGGCCGGCGCCCTGACGCTCGCCCAGGACGCCCGTGAACTGCTGCTCGCCGCCGCCCTGTTCGGCCTCGGCAGCGCCGTCCACCTGCCGACCATGATGCGCACCGGCGGGCGGATCGCCGCCCTGGGGCTCGCCTCCTGGGTGATGATCGCCGGCGTGTCGTACGCCGGGGTGCTGCTCACCTCGTAG
- a CDS encoding cysteine dioxygenase family protein yields the protein MTTSATVDATVLTERMRALVGEIREVVGRGLPPELTAYLVGERLAPHLGAGHLLTAAQQEADPQRYRQHVLHAEPDGSFSLVALVWLPGQCTPIHDHVSWCVAGVHQGQESERRYRLVSDGRTGRLVATEDVLGPQGSVAAFAPPGDIHQVRNAGTTLAVSLHVYGADVGRLGTSIRRVYRLPADEG from the coding sequence ATGACCACTTCCGCGACGGTCGACGCGACCGTCCTCACCGAGCGCATGCGGGCCCTCGTCGGCGAGATCCGCGAGGTAGTCGGCCGGGGCCTGCCGCCCGAACTCACCGCCTACCTGGTGGGCGAACGCCTCGCGCCGCACCTCGGCGCGGGGCACCTGCTGACCGCGGCCCAGCAGGAGGCGGACCCGCAGCGTTACCGGCAGCACGTGCTGCACGCCGAACCGGACGGCAGCTTCTCGCTGGTCGCCCTGGTCTGGCTGCCCGGACAGTGCACACCCATCCACGACCACGTCTCCTGGTGCGTGGCCGGCGTCCACCAAGGGCAGGAGAGCGAGCGCCGCTACCGGCTGGTGTCCGACGGCCGGACCGGCCGCCTGGTCGCCACCGAGGACGTGCTCGGCCCGCAGGGCAGCGTCGCCGCCTTCGCCCCGCCCGGCGACATCCACCAGGTCCGCAACGCCGGGACCACCCTCGCCGTCTCCCTGCACGTCTACGGCGCCGACGTCGGCCGCCTGGGCACCAGCATCCGGCGTGTCTACCGGCTGCCCGCGGACGAGGGGTGA
- a CDS encoding LysR family transcriptional regulator codes for MFDTRHIKTFHEVVRTGSYSAAARELGYTQPAVTQQMKALERSVGVPLFARSGRGLRLTEAGEALARHAELILGSLSAAQQQLTALARLRAGRVRVCAFPSATATLIPSAIARLLAEHPGVRVELHEAEPPDSVRRLLRGECDIALAFSYPGPAAGPPEGVEEIPLMEDLLTVLLPVGHPLGRRHAVRLADLAEERWIAGCPRCRANLLHVCAEQGFEPDVVFSTDDNLAVQSLVAAGVGVALMPALVLSFMCHRKVTGRAVEPHLRRKVSAFVLREHRAIPATTLVLDSLRTAAAARSGC; via the coding sequence GTGTTCGACACCCGTCACATCAAGACCTTCCACGAAGTGGTGCGGACCGGCTCCTACTCGGCGGCGGCCCGCGAGCTCGGCTACACCCAGCCGGCCGTCACCCAGCAGATGAAGGCGTTGGAACGTTCCGTCGGCGTACCGCTGTTCGCCAGGTCCGGCCGGGGGCTGCGGCTCACCGAGGCGGGGGAGGCCCTGGCCCGGCACGCCGAACTCATCCTCGGCAGCCTCTCCGCCGCCCAGCAGCAACTCACCGCCCTCGCCCGGCTGCGGGCCGGCCGGGTCCGGGTCTGCGCCTTCCCGAGCGCCACCGCCACCCTGATCCCCTCCGCCATCGCCCGGCTGCTCGCCGAGCACCCGGGCGTCCGGGTGGAGCTGCACGAGGCGGAGCCGCCCGACTCGGTCCGCCGCCTGCTGCGCGGGGAGTGCGACATCGCCCTGGCGTTCAGCTACCCGGGCCCGGCGGCCGGGCCGCCGGAGGGGGTCGAGGAGATCCCGCTGATGGAGGACCTGCTGACGGTCCTGCTGCCGGTCGGCCACCCGCTGGGCCGCCGGCACGCCGTCCGGCTGGCCGACCTGGCCGAGGAGCGCTGGATCGCCGGCTGTCCGCGCTGCCGGGCCAACCTCCTGCACGTCTGCGCGGAGCAGGGCTTCGAGCCCGACGTGGTGTTCAGCACCGACGACAACCTCGCCGTGCAGAGCCTGGTGGCAGCCGGGGTCGGCGTCGCCCTGATGCCCGCCCTGGTACTCAGCTTCATGTGCCATCGCAAGGTGACCGGCCGCGCCGTCGAACCGCACCTGCGCCGCAAGGTCAGCGCCTTCGTGCTGCGCGAGCACCGGGCGATCCCGGCGACCACGCTGGTGCTGGACAGCCTGCGGACGGCCGCGGCGGCCCGGTCCGGCTGCTGA